The following are encoded together in the Pan troglodytes isolate AG18354 chromosome 6, NHGRI_mPanTro3-v2.0_pri, whole genome shotgun sequence genome:
- the TMEM60 gene encoding transmembrane protein 60: protein MRMSLAQRVLLTWLFTLLFLIMLVLKLDEKAPWNWFLIFIPVWIFDTILLVLLIVKMAGRCKSGFDPRHGSHNIKKKAWYLIAMLLKLAFCLALCAKLEQFTTMNLSYVFIPLWALLAGALTELGYNVFFVRD, encoded by the coding sequence ATGAGAATGTCCTTGGCTCAGAGAGTACTACTCACCTGGCTTTTCACACTACTCTTCTTGATCATGTTGGTGTTGAAACTGGATGAGAAAGCACCTTGGAACTGGTTCCTCATATTTATTCCAGTCTGGATATTTGATACTATCCTTCTTGTCCTGCTGATTGTGAAAATGGCTGGGCGGTGTAAGTCTGGCTTTGACCCTCGACATGGATcacacaatattaaaaaaaaagcctggtaCCTCATTGCAATGTTACTTAAATTAGCCTTCTGCCTCGCACTCTGTGCTAAACTGGAACAGTTTACTACCATGAATCTATCCTATGTCTTCATTCCTTTATGGGCCTTGCTGGCTGGGGCTTTAACAGAACTCGGATATAACGTCTTTTTTGTGAGAGACTGA